The sequence below is a genomic window from Lolium perenne isolate Kyuss_39 chromosome 4, Kyuss_2.0, whole genome shotgun sequence.
TTTTTCATTATCATAGTGGATCTTCAAAAAAATGGACTTTGTATATTGACTAAAGTATATACTTCGACTTTCAGAAGCTAGAACTTTAGCTGAATAGTTCAGCAGACAGCTTCGAACTTTAACGGTGCTTATCTGATGTAGATGAACTAGTATTTAAACATTGAATACATAAAATGAAAAAAGAAAGATAACACAAGGAAGAAATGATCTAACCTCTATCTGTTAATGCCCCATGTAACCTGCTGAGCTCTTTGCTGTAACATCTGAAGCTGCATTCCCAAGCCCATATCCAAATGGACTGGTTCCATCAAGCTCAGATCCAGATCTCCAGGTTGTGTCACCATAGATGGAGGCACCACCACCTGCTGAAGAATCTCCAAAGTTCCTCCCATATCCATTGCTTGATTGGTTGAGGGAAGCATTGACGCCACCTGATCCAGCGTTCCTTCCATAAGCACTGGGACTCAGATTGAAGTTGTTTTCACTGGATCCATAACCAAAGTTCCCACTGCCGTAGCCTGAGCCAGCGTTACCACCTTGAGAAAGCACAGGAGGGGTTCCCCAGTTCACATTGTTGTTCCCAATTCCGCCAAGGCCCCCATTTGCAGATGACATGAATGAACTAGAATTTGCGGAGTTTGAAGAGTAATTGAGACCTGAGTTACCCCATAGATTACGAGCCAGCGAGTTAAACACTGACCCAGAATTCTCACCGACTCCACCATAGCTAATGTTGCTATTGTATCTACCCGAATTACCACTGTAGTATGGATTGATCTGCCGTCCATACTGGACACTATTGTTGAAGTTCGAGCTACCACCAATGCCCGGGTTCATCCCTGGGTCAAAATTCATACCAACTCCATAACCACCACCAAAAGAAGGATAGCTACTACGGCCACCCGATAGAAGCCCAAACCTAGCATCCATCCTCACTCCATAGCCACCTACCGGGCTCGGATTGTAACCTTGGGTATACCCATTAAGAAAGCTATTGGTTCTGTTCATTACATAGTTGATTCCACCAGCAGGCGAGCGCATGCTAGGTCCCGGAGATAGCTCCTTAGGAACAGCCCTCTTTACCTCAACCATCTTACCATTGAGTTCATGGAACGTCTTGAACAATGCCTTGTCCACAGCGTCTTCAGAATCATATGTTATGAACCCAAATCCTCTAGGACGCTGCGTGTTGTGATCATACATCACGACAACATCAGTGATCGAGCCAAACGACTCAAAATATGTCCTGAAGTCTGACTCTGTGACGGTGGATGCAAGACCCCCGACGAATATCTTCTTGGTGCGACTAGGCCCTGGTGATCCGTGAGCACTGCCACCACTCTTGCTAAGAGCTTGCTGATCGTCCCTCGGAACAGCTTTCTTGGCCTCCACCTGACAAACGATCCAAACATTGTGAATGTTCCAAAATGACAATAATTACTAAAAAGCTACAAAGCAATATAAAAGCATGGATCTAGCACATCAAGAACATAACGCAAGTAGGCAACCAAACACCGAGCGCTTACCATGCGGCCATCGATCATATGCTTCTCCATTATGACACGCTCTGCGACTGCTGCGTCGGAGAACACGATGAAGCCGAAGCCCCGGGCACGGCCAGTTGCCCGGTCGCGCATGATGAcggcctccaccacctctccataCTTCTCAAAGTACTCCCTGAGGCGGTCCTCGTTGGTGTCCCACGAGATGCCACCGATGAACAGCTTCCCGGCGTCCGCCTCCATGTCCGTCTAGCCTCCTACTTCCACCCTGCAAGGAACACAAAGACAGAAGCTATCGCATCAGATCTTATGCCGGCCGATCGAATCAGCAGCCATCGGATCAAGAAAAGGAGCGCCGGCGGCGGCAAGATCCGATCTTTAGCGCGCCGGCGATCCGGGCGGCAGATCTAGACACGAACGACAACGCACCAAGAATGCCCGGCTCGAAGAACCGATCGAAACCGCAGCAATTGGGCACCAGAATGGAGCAGAATTTGGCGCGGCGGGGCGGGGAGAGGGCGGTGAATTCAGAGGCAGGGCGCACCAGTTGATCCGAGGAAGGGTCGCGACGCAGGCTTGCCTAGGATCTTGGGGGAGGCATGGCAACCTCAAAGGCCATACCAcggcaccaccacctcctcctcttcttcctctccttCCTTTCTTGTTGTGTGTCCCTCTCTATTCTATCTCTCTCCTTCCTTTTtattatttattttccttttgcTATTCTCTCTGTCTCTTTTTTTATGTCCTGCGAGCTGTTTATATATAGATGTCCCGGACGGGGCTTGCCTGTGTCCGCTCCATGCGACGATCGGTGCGACTTGATGCGTCGAAGCCATCGAACGGTTGTGCCTCCCAACCGGCAAATTTAGGCTATTTGTAATAGAAACCAGCGGAAACATAACTCCGTATGTATTCTTGTCGTGTACGTGCACTACTCTCTCTCCTTCTGTATCTTATCTTTCCACAGTTCCCGTGTCTATTTTTGAATGAGAGCTGGACGAAGCCTGGAACCAGAACTGAAGCAGTTGAAGGTCAGCCGTCCGGCGAGATCTCTAGCCGTACTCCCACTCTCCAGCACTCCTCCCCGTCCGACAAATCTCGCCGCTCCACTCGTCCACCTCACGGTCAGGCTGTGGAACCTCGACCTGGACGAGCCGCGCCTCAGTTCCTCCCGGCTCCAGCCCATTCCCAGCACCTCCCGGCTCCAGCCCATTCCCAGCAATTGTGTCCCCTTGAGCATCATGGCTGGTGGTGGCCGGTGTGGTCTCACCAGACGGCGGCGATGGAAGCAGGACAATGGGCCGGCCGGAGTTAGAGTTGAACTTCCTCGTCCATGTGATTCGCCATGACTAGTCCTTGAAGAGTCAATCAGTGTTGGGAGACGTTCTTCAATTGGAGAAGGAGCAATTCGCCCGCTTTGCCCTGCTTtggcaaaagaaaaggaaaaatagATGT
It includes:
- the LOC127295378 gene encoding heterogeneous nuclear ribonucleoprotein 1, whose translation is MEADAGKLFIGGISWDTNEDRLREYFEKYGEVVEAVIMRDRATGRARGFGFIVFSDAAVAERVIMEKHMIDGRMVEAKKAVPRDDQQALSKSGGSAHGSPGPSRTKKIFVGGLASTVTESDFRTYFESFGSITDVVVMYDHNTQRPRGFGFITYDSEDAVDKALFKTFHELNGKMVEVKRAVPKELSPGPSMRSPAGGINYVMNRTNSFLNGYTQGYNPSPVGGYGVRMDARFGLLSGGRSSYPSFGGGYGVGMNFDPGMNPGIGGSSNFNNSVQYGRQINPYYSGNSGRYNSNISYGGVGENSGSVFNSLARNLWGNSGLNYSSNSANSSSFMSSANGGLGGIGNNNVNWGTPPVLSQGGNAGSGYGSGNFGYGSSENNFNLSPSAYGRNAGSGGVNASLNQSSNGYGRNFGDSSAGGGASIYGDTTWRSGSELDGTSPFGYGLGNAASDVTAKSSAGYMGH